One window of Oreochromis niloticus isolate F11D_XX linkage group LG23, O_niloticus_UMD_NMBU, whole genome shotgun sequence genomic DNA carries:
- the chst7 gene encoding carbohydrate sulfotransferase 7 gives MKRRLNKKYLLLILAYTGLLLLLPYVLDSRDRATRPAAQLQPRCPELELPWEDAGGPNGSEPATEPSSNRSQPRIHVYLHATWRTGSSFLGELFNQHPDVFYLYEPMWHIWQALYPGDAQSLQGAVRDMMSALFRCDFSVLRLYAGAQNVSSAFIFGWKNNKVLCSEPLCRAHRRHEVGLVKEELCAQCPRRELRELERECRKYPVMVIKGVRVLDLGTLVPLIRDPSVNLRVVQLFRDPRAVHNSRLKSKHALVKESIQVLRSRRQSDRYKRLLAPANRATRAESYVSGALELICDGWLRDLLLQLRAPPWLRSRYLRLRYEDLVLRPAEQLRRLLRFADLPTSAALESFALNMTRGHGYSSDRPFLISSRDAKEAVHAWRERLSVEQISQVEASCGEVMRQLGYQKTHEEDTAS, from the coding sequence ATGAAGAGGAGGCTGAACAAGAAGTACCTGCTGCTTATCCTGGCCTACACcggactgctgctgctgctgccctaCGTGCTTGACTCCCGGGACCGGGCGACCCGGCCGGCGGCGCAGCTCCAGCCCCGCTGCCCGGAGCTGGAGCTGCCGTGGGAGGACGCTGGCGGCCCCAACGGCAGCGAGCCGGCGACCGAGCCCTCCTCCAACCGCAGCCAGCCACGGATCCACGTCTACCTGCACGCCACCTGGAGGACCGGCTCCTCCTTCCTGGGCGAACTGTTCAACCAGCACCCGGACGTGTTCTACCTGTACGAGCCCATGTGGCACATCTGGCAGGCGCTGTACCCCGGGGACGCGCAGAGCCTGCAGGGCGCCGTGCGCGACATGATGAGCGCGCTCTTCCGCTGTGACTTCTCGGTGCTGCGGCTATACGCGGGCGCGCAGAACGTGAGCAGCGCTTTCATCTTCGGCTGGAAGAACAACAAGGTGCTGTGCTCCGAGCCGCTGTGCCGCGCCCACCGGCGCCACGAGGTGGGGCTGGTGAAGGAGGAGCTGTGTGCGCAGTGCCCGCGCAGGGAACTGCGAGAGCTGGAGCGCGAGTGTCGGAAGTACCCGGTGATGGTGATCAAAGGTGTGCGCGTGCTGGACCTGGGCACGCTCGTGCCGCTGATACGGGACCCCAGTGTGAACCTGCGCGTCGTGCAGCTGTTCCGGGACCCGCGCGCCGTGCACAATTCGCGCCTGAAGTCGAAGCACGCTCTGGTGAAGGAGAGCATCCAGGTGCTACGCAGCCGCAGACAGAGCGACAGGTACAAGCGGTTGCTCGCGCCAGCGAACCGTGCGACGCGCGCGGAGAGCTACGTGTCGGGCGCGCTGGAGCTCATCTGTGACGGCTGGCTGCGCgacctgctgctgcagctgcgcGCACCGCCCTGGCTGCGCAGCCGCTACCTGCGCCTTCGCTACGAGGACCTGGTGCTTCGGCCGGCCGAGCAGCTACGCAGGCTGTTGCGCTTCGCTGACCTGCCCACTTCCGCCGCGCTCGAGAGCTTTGCGCTCAATATGACACGCGGGCACGGCTACTCTTCCGACAGACCATTCCTCATCTCCTCCCGCGACGCCAAGGAGGCTGTCCACGCCTGGAGGGAGCGGCTGAGCGTGGAGCAGATCAGTCAGGTGGAGGCGTCCTGTGGCGAGGTCATGAGGCAGCTGGGCTACCAGAAGACACATGAGGAGGACACGGCGTCATGA